The Brevibacterium atlanticum genome segment CTCATGATCGCCGAGGGAACGGCAGGGCTCTTCCGCCGCGTGCTCATGGCCTCAGCTCCATTGGGGTTGGCCGGCGGCACCGATCCGATGAACTGGGCCATGGCGAAGGTCGCCCAGAGGATCGACCCCGACGCGAGCATCAAAGAGATCCTCGACGCCCAGGAGGAAGTCCACAGAGCGGCCCTCGTCGGGGGCCTGCACGCGGGGATGTGCTTCGGAGTCCACTACGGTCGGCACCCTCTGCCGTCTCGCGCGAAGGCGGCGGCCGCATGGGCCGACGTCGCGCCGAATTTCGACGTCCTCATGACCCGCACCGAACGCGAGATCGCGTTCTTCGCCGGATTCGTTCCGGCCCTGCGCCGGCTGCACAATCGGTCCCTGACCTCGCCGATGCTCGAATCCCTCATCTCCGGCATCACCTCGGCGGTCTACACCCGAGCCGGCCGGGAGTTCTACGACCGACACCGCATGTCCGGCGGGCAGGGCGCACGCCTGCTCATCGTCTCCCGCGGCGACGGCAGCTTCTTCGACGCCGCACATTCGGGTGATCTGCCGCTGATCTTCCCGGGCGAGATCTGGCACGATTCCTTCCTCGACTATGGCAAGACCACCGCCATCGCCGGACCCGAACTGCGACGGGTCTGGGGCCGATTCGCCACCTCGGGGTCGTTGCCGCGAGTGCCCGTCCCGGGGCTCATCGACATCATGGGCTGACGGGGCTGACGTAGTCACCCGGGCCCATCGCACGGACTCGGCCGCACGCGTTCTGACGATGGAGCCGATCGGAGTCGCGTTTTCACAATCCCCGTGTCACCGGCGTCGACTACCGTTGGACCATGGACGCTCACCAGATCTCCGCCGCCCGGCTCATCTCCCAGGGACTCGTCGGACCAGCACCGGAATCACCGACCGGTACGCGACTATCGCCAGCGGGTGCGGTCGTCGAACATCTCGGCTGCGTCCAAGCGCAGGCCCTCGGCGGAGCCTTGGCATCGGTGGCGCTGCGCAGCGGAGACAATCCTTCCTCCGGCCTCGAATCCGTGCGAGCAGCCATCGATGCTGGTGAGGTCGTGCGTTCGTGGACTCAACGCGGCACCATTCATCTCACCACTGCCAAAGACATCGGGTGGATCCTCAGCCTGACCGGCCCACGGACGATGAAGGCCACCGCGAAGCGCCGAGAGCATTTCGGCATCACCGATGCCATGCTCGAGACTGCTGCCGAGCTGGCCACCGACGCCATCCGTGAACGCGGAATGCTGACACGTGAAGAGCTGCTCGAGGCATTCGCCCCTGTGGGGGCCGGCGATGAATACGGTCACGCCCGGTACCTCATCACCTCACTGTGCCTGCAGAACCTCATCGTGCAGGCCCCGATGATCGCGGGCAAGGACGACATGAAGTACGTTCTCACCGCCGATTGGGTGCCGACACCCACCGAACTCGACGCCGAGGCGGCCCTGCACGAATGGATGAGACGCTACGTCCTCAGCCACGGACCGGTGACCATCGACGACGCGACACGGTGGACCGGCCTGCCGAAGACGACGGTGAGAGCCGCCGTCAACGCTGCCGTCGACGCCGGCGAGATCATCGCCACGAAGATCGGCGACATCGACTACGTTCAGGCTCCCGACCTCGACGACCGCTTGGCTGCATGGGAGTCCGACGCCCAGGACACGCTGCTGCTGCCGGGCTTCGACGAGGTCATCCTCGGCTACAAGGACCGCAGCGCCACACTCGACCCGGAACACGAGAAGCTCGTCGTGCCCGGCGGCAACGGAATGTTCAAAAACACTGTCATCAGCCAGGCCCGCGCGTGCGGAACCTGGAGACGCTCACCGCGTAAGAACGGGCCGCGCGTCGTCACCGATGCTTTCCCCGGCCTGAGCGTCGACACCGACGCTGTCGAGGCGGCGGCCGCCACGCACCCGGCCTTCGCCTGATCGGCGTTTCCCATGCACAGGTGGAGAGAACGAGGGCGAACGACGCCGGAAGTCGGCATCATCGTCAACCTCAAACACCACAGCACTCACCGGGCCTACTCGAATCTGGTCGAGGCGATGCGTCCCCTTGATATCCGCTACCGGACGATGACGACGACGAGCGAACGCGACGGTGTATGGCAGGCAGCACAACTCGTGGCGTGGGGTGCCGACGTCGTCATCATCCTCGGCGGCGACGGGACCATCAGGGCAGCCGGTCCGGTGCTTGCCGATGCAGAAACACCAGTGCTCCTCATTCCGACGGGGACGGCGAACGTGCTCAGTCGCCACGTGGGCATCACCTCGACTCGACACGCGATCGCGCACTGCCTGCGCGTCCTCGCAACCGGACTTCACTCGAG includes the following:
- a CDS encoding carboxylesterase family protein, with amino-acid sequence MTETRDFVAPCGRVRAYLNGDVIRARGIRYARAERFRPPVDEPPVVFIDGADPGPASPQLRRDPNAGMTFDQLGGLPISEDCLRVSVTMPQDIDPSAEAGLPVLVWIHGGAYVAGAGDAEIYDPHTLAAEQHIIVVSVTYRLGVLGYLGTGDPEHSNLGVLDQISALRWVQTNIASFGGDPNNVTIAGQSAGADACAHLMIAEGTAGLFRRVLMASAPLGLAGGTDPMNWAMAKVAQRIDPDASIKEILDAQEEVHRAALVGGLHAGMCFGVHYGRHPLPSRAKAAAAWADVAPNFDVLMTRTEREIAFFAGFVPALRRLHNRSLTSPMLESLISGITSAVYTRAGREFYDRHRMSGGQGARLLIVSRGDGSFFDAAHSGDLPLIFPGEIWHDSFLDYGKTTAIAGPELRRVWGRFATSGSLPRVPVPGLIDIMG
- a CDS encoding winged helix DNA-binding domain-containing protein, with translation MDAHQISAARLISQGLVGPAPESPTGTRLSPAGAVVEHLGCVQAQALGGALASVALRSGDNPSSGLESVRAAIDAGEVVRSWTQRGTIHLTTAKDIGWILSLTGPRTMKATAKRREHFGITDAMLETAAELATDAIRERGMLTREELLEAFAPVGAGDEYGHARYLITSLCLQNLIVQAPMIAGKDDMKYVLTADWVPTPTELDAEAALHEWMRRYVLSHGPVTIDDATRWTGLPKTTVRAAVNAAVDAGEIIATKIGDIDYVQAPDLDDRLAAWESDAQDTLLLPGFDEVILGYKDRSATLDPEHEKLVVPGGNGMFKNTVISQARACGTWRRSPRKNGPRVVTDAFPGLSVDTDAVEAAAATHPAFA